GGCACAGATTACAGATGAGACAAAGTGGGAAGAATCATTTACAGCTCATTAACACAGAATTAATAACATGCATAAGAAGGCGGAGGCTATTTGCTTCAGAAGCAGAGGTTGTTGGTAGGTTCCGATGATGACCCAGTAACTGATATACCTGCTCAAAGATAGGACGAACGTGCACTGCAATCATCGGATCTGCTGGGTTTATGGCAACAGCTACGTCCGTCATCCATGCCAATTTTCTAGATGTTTCATTGCTAATATCACAAGCAAGTTGCTGGAGAAGAGCCAGCAGAACTCCTTGGCTTAGAGGGAGTGGCATTGTCGACAAAATCCTTTGTAAATCAACCTGGCGGAAgagcataaaaaatatgaatgtTGTTGACTTCATACTATAGAAGCCTTGTCATTGCATAGCAAAAGCCAGTAATTAGTGTACACAATACAACTCAAATCCTTCAAACACCAAATGGACtccatatacacacacaaaggaCCACTCCCTCACCCACCCCAGGTCCTGGAGCATTCATAAATATGCCAGACCAGAACATTTCGAGAAATTTTAGGCCTAACTGTATACCAACTATTGATTTTCAAGTAGGAAGTCTAAGAGACTCTTAAAGTCCAGATTCATAACTATGCATTATGCTAGACATGTATTTCTATATCTACATGTATCTATACTATACACACACAAAGGACCACTCCCTCACCCACCCCAGGTCCTGGAGCATTAATAAATATGCCAGACCAGAACATTTTGAGAAATTTTAGGCCTAACCGTATACCAACTATTGATTTTCAAGTAAGAAGTCTAAGAGACTCTTAAAGTCCGGATTCATAACTTTCATAACTATGCATTATGCTAGACATGTATTTCTATATCTACATGTATCTATACTatattatactatatataataatcgAAGCTTAGCAATTAACTTTGTTCATCTCTCATTATGCCACATCAACCACCTATTTCCAGACCTTTCTCTCccctttttggcttttttcctCCCTATTATTCCCCACCTTACCGTGACACTTCCGCTAACCTTTCTCCtttatgtctttttttcttcccattATTCCCTACCTTACTGTAACTCTTCCTCCAACCTTTCATATCCTTTTTCTGTTCCCCATTTTCTTTCTATAAATTTACTATTCTCTTTCCCATTTAGTATTAacatatcctttttcttttcttttctttgtctaAGGGAGTTTAAATCTTTTAAAGACAACTAAACTTAATAAATTATCTTCAGTAAATTACAGAGAATGAACTATACATGATATCACATTaccaaataattatatatttcccACACAATGCGTGAATCTGCGactgcaacaacaacaacaaaagctttagtcccaaaattttggggtcagcTATGGATCCTTAATAGgttaggagatttttttttcccctccattCTACTCTATCTATAGTCATATTCTATTACTCCATTAATTgccatttcattttttattacatgCATAATTTGTGACTAGTTTAACTAAATTTGCagatagtttttctttgttcaaaAGTAAGAAATTTATTAGAGAACAAAAAGGTGAATCATAACCCTagtacacaggaagtatacaagactaacacaacaaaaataaactagatTAATATTTAAGTTTAGCAACTCTAGAAGATCCAttatatttgacatttttttttcttacattttgtcctctattattttttaaattgtggcAAGAGAGTGAGGGATGGTTGTTCATGTTGCACTTGTATGTCACAATTtcagcacttttttttttttttttaaattgcgaATCCCAAGCCATATCAAACTCAATGATACATAGCAAGAACAGTACTTAAAATCACGGTAGTAAGGAGTGGCATGGTTCAACATGGTATTATTGCAAGTATGAGGGAAAAGCTAATAACTGTATATTATACGCATGTCCTACCCTCTACTCGTCAAGTTTTAGATATTAGAGATTGATGGAACTTAAAGGACTTGTGCGGTAGaaccaaataaataagaaaaggcTCCGTTGTATAGTGCTCTTTCGTATCAACTCCTCACTCAGAACACATTAATATGAATGTTGGTCTTTGATGAGGAATATTCAGTCCCATATTGCAAATATTGCTCATATTCAAACTAAAAGGCAATTGTTGGGTCCCGAGGGACTTGAGAAAAGAGACTTGCATGCAACAAATGCTTAACTTTATATGCAGCACATTTAATCTTCCACTAGCAATCTTCAGCTTTGAAATCAGAGTAATAATACGTGGTGGTGTGTGCAGAGCAGAACATACCTGAGAACATAACCATGAAACTATAGAGACGTCACTTCTCTGCAGGGCTCCAGTGAATGCTTCCTCAAATTTGCACTCAGATATCAATCTAGATAGTTCTTTAGTTGGATCCAAAGGTGCCTCAGCCTACAGACATGACCCTCTAAATGTTATAAAGCCCAAAGAGGGGTAAATGGACAAAATTGCAGATTAAGAAGGAAGCTTATATGCAGGTACCATCTCATGAAGACCAGCCAAAGGTCCATTGCTCAACTGTGATACCAAGGGATTTACTGCTTTTGGGTTAGCACCTGCAGCTGCAATGGCTAACAGCTTTCGCTGGCCATCAGCCAATTCTCCGCTCAAGGTTTGAGTGATTGCTGATGCCGAAGTAATTGCATCCTTTGAAtccatacatagcatcataccaTCAGTATATATAGTTTTACAAGAATGTTGTAACAATCAAAGCTTAAAACAAATGCCCataatcacaaaataaaatctCTGACTCTACTTTTGTTACTGGTTGGAATTTGCATCGACTATCCCACAGAATTACTCTACACTATTAtatcagttaaaaaaaaaaaaaaaaaaaacaacaacaacaacaacaacaaaaaacaaacaaaacaaaacaaaaaggagcATTGATAATAACATGAAGCGCACTCAAATGACCAAGACATCCAAATACCATTAAAGGAGCAATAACCTACATTCAAGATACACCATGAACCAGATTAGGAATTAGCTGTTGCAACagaaattttgataaaatatggTTGAAGTTTATTGTAGAGAATGTCcatcacatttttttcttagttcTTACATAGCTCACTCATAATATACcacaaaattaatattttaaaagcaTACCAATGACAAGAAAAATCTCAAGAATAGAAGGTCGTAAGCACGGATGAGAGTGAGACCACTGTTCATGGATTATCTATTAAATGAATCATATGGGTTACGTCCTTCATGTGCTTCAATTTCAAAATGTATATCATTATTATAAATTACGCATTATTTCTAACTAAATAATATagaatcccccccccccccctcataGTCTTTTGAACACATATAATTCAGAAGATGAAGAGTAGGTGCTGTTGAGAGATTTATTTCACATCCAATAAATATTCCATCAAGTGAGAAATATTCCCAATTGCTCTTACTCCAGCACAATTTGCAAGAATGAATGgtggttaaaaaataaaaataaagaaaaaaaccccTGCTTCCTACTAAACTCAGTTAAGCTATATTTACCCTTAAAGCAACGGCTAATGGAGAATGTGCAGACTCAAACTGCTGCTGAGTAGCAGATGTATGTTTGACAAGCCCTTTCTGGAATGTGGTATCAACTTGCTCAAACATAGTTTTGCATGACATCTCAAATGCAGGGATTATAGAAGCTTCCAGACTAGACCTCAGTGCATCCTGCAGTGTACAAACCATTATCAATCATCAGAACCAACATGaacccacacacacaaaacacgGGCATGTGACCATTCATTtcacaaaatcaacaaaacaacCAAGctaaagagaaaaacaaaaaataagaaaaatgttaattcAGTAAACCCAAAATAACACCATAAGGAAAAGCAAGGCTTTTACAGATCCTCCTAATTAATCATATCCAACATTAGTTGAGACAGATTACAGATGAGATGTGAATAGACTAATATATATACAGTTAAACAAGCTCTGAATGAATGAGCTACTAAAGGGTGAAAGGCTTGATTTGATGGAGACTCGGGTGACTTGAAAGAAAAATCCACTGATGCTATGGTCCATCTAATTATCCAGAACCAGGGTATGCTTAGTATAACCCATAGAGCACAGGCAATGAAATGGCATGCACAATTACCACACAGGCAATGAAATTGGAGTCCATACTAAGGCAGAAAGAGTGAAAGTTCGTCATGATTCATGAATGGCAAGTCCAATGAGTTAGGACTAAAGAAGAAtgcagaaaaagaaaaccatgtAAATGAATCCAGACTTTTGATAAGACCAATCAAGATATGCACTTCTTACAGAACTGTATCAATTAGatctttatatttcttttttggaaattattttaGATATAAATTGATTCTCTAAAGTAGTCATATCTGCATAAAATTGATTAATGAtgaattgtatttttgttttcagtCAAACTTGATGAATTATCTAAATTCTCACCCATGCTTCAACAATCATAGGGTTTTGAATTGATTAATGATGGGTTATACTGCCCTATTGCTACAGAATTTTGGTCTATGAGTTTGTTGGGTGATGCCGAAGATTGTTGTTGAGTTGGTAGCTTGTTGGCCAGGTTGTTTTCAGTGTCATCGGAATGGTCATTTGTGGATGGCTGCCCTGCATTACTTGATGTGGTGTCTGTGGAGGGAGAGGAACAACTAGAGTTTCGAAGATACAGAGAGAACTATGCCTAAtctcaaattattttctttataactTTTTTGGATTGGATGTCAGCTTTGCATAACCAGTCCTTATGGTCTGTTATTGATTTGATAGATTTATGTAATTTGTGTGATTGATTTTTTGGTCCCTAGTCATATACTCCCTGTATATTTGGGCAACTCTAtttaataatatcaataaaacttatcaaaaaaagatttaagCATCACTACATCCAGCTCAATGGTTCAAGCTTTCCAACACATGAATATCCATGCCTTTAGATTATTTACAAAAACACAATCATGAGCATAATTGTAAGATTCTTAACATGTACAGTGAGCTATATAAGAAGGTTCAGGACTTCAGGTGAAGAAGATAGGGTTCACACTATAGCTCTAGTGGATACTATTGATATATGTACCAAACTTAAAATTACCTGAAGAGCTTGCTTCCCAGAAGTTTGAAACTGTGCTTGAATTTGCCTAGTCATGCTACCTTCAAGTTTTGAACCAACTGATCTTTCAAGTTGGTTCACACCTTTCTGCATGGCACACAATATAAAGCTTATTCAGCCACATTTATTTTGCAGGCAAATTAAGTTGTGTTAGTGCAGCCTGTTGTTAATTTAGAGGCTATATTGTGCTCATTATTTGAAGCAAATCCATTGTTCAGAATGAACCCATTATGCGATTACTGTCATAGCAATTTATAAAGCATGCTCCACCAGAGACTTCTATCTACTGATTTATAACAATAATTAGTATAAATGATAAGGGTGTCACGACTTCAATCCTTATGCCATTTTCTATTATTTGTGACGTTTAGTACATTTCAAGTAATGGTTCCATTCATAAAGGCAGATTCCTCCAATAAAAACAACAGAAACATAAAACATGAACATTCAAAATGCCAATAAGACATCCAAATTTTGACAAACGTAAAAATTAGAACCTGGAATGACTCCATAATAGCTGATGACATTGTTTTATCCACAATTGGAGTAATTGCACGAGCTACAGCCGGTCCAACCAAACCTATTTCCTTCTTTAAAGTTTTCTCGAGCATGGTTGGCAAGTCCTTGTTCATATAATTTGTGATTAAGTTTGTTATCTGCTGCATACGGTCTTGTTCTAGCTTCTCCTGCTTTGCATTTTCTTCTTGGAAACGAGCCCACAAAGCTTCAGTGTTAGCCTTGACAACTTTCTCCATGGTCCGGCCCAAGGATCCCTCTAGTCTTTTACCTTCTTTGGTAACTGAGCCAGAAACAATCACATTCATCTGCTTCTGCATTTCTTTTTGCGTGCTCATTAACtatgaaatatgaaaaatcATTAGTCCAAGAGTACAtaacatgtgagaaatatctacaGAAGCCAAATGAAATATGAATATTTACAAAGCAGAAAACGACAAGATAGGAGAGTAGTGTTTCTAAATTATCTGTCAAAATTATAATGTGATCAGTATATAATCTAATATCATAAATCTTATAAGTATCCAGTTCATTGCGCTATGAAATGACATCCTTAACTACTGATATTTGTTACATAAAAGGAAGCATCCAAAGCAAGCATACCATAAGATATAAAACATCAtgactttctctcttttttttaacttcccAAAAAATGATATTCAACATCAAAACTGATAGTAGGAGAAAAACACAGAGATACTATAAATAACAAGAATTGGAAGTAAAGGATCTGTCTGCAGTTTGCACGACAAGTCATCTGTTTCAGGTTGTAATATGATTAATATAAGAAGCAATCTggcatttttattaaaaaaaaattataaaaaaaaaaaaaagaagaacttCTGAAAAAGCTACAGtatttaaaatggaaaaaaatgccTACAGATGAGGTTAAATGCCAAAATCAACATGAACTGACATTATTGCAAAGCTAAGGAGCCCATTTTTATTGCCAAGATTCTAACATACacaggaataaaaaataatcaccCAACAACATGAGACTAACCAAGTTACATGATTTAAGCAGAACTCTTCAAAGTCAACCCAGAAAAAGACATGGCCAAAAATATCATACCGGTTAAATGATGTCAGTGAACTAAGCTCACCAAATGTAGCTATCTATAACTAACCATGCATAAAAATGTAAAGCAATCACCTGTTCAAGCATCTCCTGCATAGCCAGTAACTGGGGCAAAGCAGTTTCTAAAGATGGGGAACCTGAATCACCACTTGGTTCATTTGACGAATCTGTAGAGTTAAAAggacttggagaaggagatgTACCACACACTTGAGAATTTTTCCCCTTCTGTCTTTTCTTCAGCACTGGGGCTGGAGACTGCAAAACTCCCATAGGAGTTTCTGATTCACCAACCTTTGCAGGTATATCCTTCATCATATCTTGAGCTTCTTCTGCACAAGGTTTAGGAGGTTGGTTTGGTAATTCAGTAATACTAACATCATTAGCTTGCCGAAATTTCTCCACACCATAAGTTCCCACACAACAATCTCTGGCCATCTGAATGCCAAGATCTGATGCCTGGGAATAGAAGGATTTCTCCTTTTTCTGAGCAACCATAATGTGAGAATCTCTCTGACTGTCGAACTCATTATTTTGACTGGTTCCTGTCTCACCAATAACTTTAACCTCTACTTCAGTGCTTTCTGCATCATTGCTGACAACCACATCTTGAACTTTTGCCTCTACCACATTCACACCAAGATTAATTTGAGAATTCTCAGATGATGATGGGGCTGTAGATAACAACTCTGATGGAGTTACCAGATGCGTTGGTTGTTTAAATACTATAGGAGGACTGGGAACAATAGAAACGTCACTGTGTACAGCATTTTTATCACCCTTATTCAAATTGTCAACCGAGGGAGGCACATTAGTCATGCTATCTTTCCCGGTGTCCATTCTCCGATCAGACGTATATTCAAGAGGTGACTGATCACCCCCATAATCAGTAAGAGGTGGACTAGTCTCAGAGCTATTTGATGGACTTCTAAAACCACGAAATTCACGAGATAAACCTGGACTCAAAGGAAGAGGTGGCAATGCAGCATGGATATTTTCGGCACTACTATGAGAAGGCAAATCACCTGCAACTGTTTCCACGCCAGAAATAGCAACTTCTGGCAAGTTGGTAACCTCAGAAGAAGCTAAGTTTTCAGAACGACTTGCTTCTGGGGCATTTTCAGAGCTGCTTGAAAGAATAGGTGCTATGGGGGTTGCATTAACCTCGGGTATCTCAGTGGGTTTAGTTCCAGGAGGTGATTCAAAAGTTGCAGAACCATCAGAAGCATCAAAAGCTCGAGAAACATTGGAGTCTGATTTCTCCAACCCCACATTGTCCAGGGGTGGTGGCAGGCACTGAGATAGGTCCAATGCATACTGCTGAATGGCTTGTGTTTGGACGCAGTAGACCTGTACAATATGTTCTCCATCTGGTATACTGTCACTAGTTCCAGTAAGAGACAGAATAGGCATTGTGACTGTAAACTCAGCAATGTAATCCATGCGGGTTGAAGCTGGATTAGGCCCATACTCTATATGTACAGCATATATAGCATTTTTCTTCGCATTTGCAAGTAGAAATAAGCCTGCACGAGGCAATGCTATGACTTGATTAAAGAATGCTTCCTCAACCTTACGTTCAGAGGAACTCTTTACATCCAAAGTCTGAGTAGACCGCCATGATTCAGCATCACTAGGCAACAACCAGCCCTCCTCACTCATAGAGGCCCATATCTTCACTTCCCGATTAAGTGGCCCctggaaaaaggaaaaaaaaaaaatatatcgaTGATTATTCGTCTATTGCTAAGTGGATCTTCAATACCAGACTAACAAGAAGTGAATACCAAAGGAGCTACATAGTAGATACTCTAAAGACGCCTGAAAGTCTAGTATGATAATATGTCACATGATGGGAAAGATTAGGAGTAGATACCGCTGTAATAAGAACAATGTGGTCTGGACGATGAGGGGCAGTCAAAAATGTCACAGAATTAACAGGATTGCCATCATGTGGTTTCAATACTGTAAGCGGTGATGCCTTACGGTCCTCCCAAATCTTCACCTGTTGCAGAAGAggaataaattataattaaaaaaaaaaaaaaaactatgaaaaataaaattccaagcCCACATAAATCAACGATTCCCAATACCAGACTAACTGGTTCATGAATCACATCCTACTTAAAAGGGTAACCTTTGGGCTCTATGAGGCATTGTACAACAGCAAAAAAAACTGCCACAACTCATTAGAAAATGGGTCTTCATTATTGTCATTGTTAATTTACCAGTAGTCCTAGAAGATTAAGCTATTatgaaatggtgaatttaatcacttaaccataattctaacattcCACCTCACGTGTGGACCTAAACTAGCCCTTAATAAAAAGGACCCAACACATgggatttttaacattttaaatgagagaTAGAGTGAAGACAAGGATCAAACTCAGAATCTCCTATTCTAATACCAagttaaattaccaattatcccaaaaacttaagctattaggaaattgtgaatttaatcacctAACCATAATTCTAATAGTCATAAATTGCCATGTAATGAAAAATATCACATAGAGTGAGACAAGTGTCCAATTTTA
The sequence above is drawn from the Castanea sativa cultivar Marrone di Chiusa Pesio chromosome 5, ASM4071231v1 genome and encodes:
- the LOC142634438 gene encoding enhancer of mRNA-decapping protein 4-like, translating into MASPVNPNLQNQNQNQQGTQFDLQKLFKPTSNPGNLNTSPSFPSPTSSPSSSSPPYLLPSSSYPPPTGPSYPFHHPHFLPYPPPPTPLDHFVHQFPQPNLHAPLRPISTTATTSATTTSTTTSATDFSMTHLAITPSTPPTRLLSTKLPRGRHLIGDKLVYDIDVRLEDEAQPQLEVTPITKYASDPGLVLGRQIAVNRSYICYGLKMGNIRVLNINTALRSLLRGHSQRVTDMAFFAEDVHLLASASVDGRIFIWKINEGSDEDDKPQITGKIVLSMQIEGAGESVHPRVCWHPHKQEILMVAIGNRVLKIDTTKVGKGVVFSAEEPLKCLIDKLIDGVQSVGKHDGEVTELSMCQWMTSRLASASMDGTVKIWEDRKASPLTVLKPHDGNPVNSVTFLTAPHRPDHIVLITAGPLNREVKIWASMSEEGWLLPSDAESWRSTQTLDVKSSSERKVEEAFFNQVIALPRAGLFLLANAKKNAIYAVHIEYGPNPASTRMDYIAEFTVTMPILSLTGTSDSIPDGEHIVQVYCVQTQAIQQYALDLSQCLPPPLDNVGLEKSDSNVSRAFDASDGSATFESPPGTKPTEIPEVNATPIAPILSSSSENAPEASRSENLASSEVTNLPEVAISGVETVAGDLPSHSSAENIHAALPPLPLSPGLSREFRGFRSPSNSSETSPPLTDYGGDQSPLEYTSDRRMDTGKDSMTNVPPSVDNLNKGDKNAVHSDVSIVPSPPIVFKQPTHLVTPSELLSTAPSSSENSQINLGVNVVEAKVQDVVVSNDAESTEVEVKVIGETGTSQNNEFDSQRDSHIMVAQKKEKSFYSQASDLGIQMARDCCVGTYGVEKFRQANDVSITELPNQPPKPCAEEAQDMMKDIPAKVGESETPMGVLQSPAPVLKKRQKGKNSQVCGTSPSPSPFNSTDSSNEPSGDSGSPSLETALPQLLAMQEMLEQLMSTQKEMQKQMNVIVSGSVTKEGKRLEGSLGRTMEKVVKANTEALWARFQEENAKQEKLEQDRMQQITNLITNYMNKDLPTMLEKTLKKEIGLVGPAVARAITPIVDKTMSSAIMESFQKGVNQLERSVGSKLEGSMTRQIQAQFQTSGKQALQDALRSSLEASIIPAFEMSCKTMFEQVDTTFQKGLVKHTSATQQQFESAHSPLAVALRDAITSASAITQTLSGELADGQRKLLAIAAAGANPKAVNPLVSQLSNGPLAGLHEMAEAPLDPTKELSRLISECKFEEAFTGALQRSDVSIVSWLCSQVDLQRILSTMPLPLSQGVLLALLQQLACDISNETSRKLAWMTDVAVAINPADPMIAVHVRPIFEQVYQLLGHHRNLPTTSASEANSLRLLMHVINSVLMSCK